A DNA window from Streptomyces bacillaris contains the following coding sequences:
- the rsmH gene encoding 16S rRNA (cytosine(1402)-N(4))-methyltransferase RsmH yields the protein MSQTRHVPVMLQRCLDLLAPALRDQAHPEPVVVDCTLGLGGHSEALLEAFPTARLIALDRDKEALRLSGERLAPYGDRATLVHAVYDELPDVLARLGVPKVQGVLFDLGVSSMQLDEADRGFAYAQDAPLDMRMDQTTGIGAAEVLNTYPPGELVRILRAYGEEKQAKRIVSAVVREREKEPFSNSARLVELIRDALPQAAKRTGGNPAKRTFQALRIEVNGELSVLERAIPAAVESLAVGGRIAVLSYHSLEDRLVKQVFAAGAANTAPPGLPVVPERYQPRLKLLTRGAELPTEKEVAENRRAAPARLRGAQRIREDER from the coding sequence TTGAGCCAGACCCGACACGTCCCGGTGATGCTCCAGCGGTGCCTGGACCTGTTGGCCCCGGCTCTGCGGGACCAGGCCCACCCGGAGCCCGTGGTCGTCGACTGCACCCTCGGCCTCGGCGGCCACAGCGAGGCCCTGCTGGAGGCCTTCCCCACCGCCCGGCTGATCGCCCTGGACCGGGACAAGGAGGCGCTGCGGCTCTCCGGCGAGCGGCTCGCCCCGTACGGCGACCGCGCCACCCTCGTCCACGCCGTCTACGACGAACTCCCCGACGTCCTCGCCCGGCTCGGCGTCCCCAAGGTGCAGGGCGTCCTCTTCGACCTCGGCGTTTCCTCCATGCAGCTCGACGAGGCCGACCGCGGCTTCGCGTACGCCCAGGACGCCCCGCTCGACATGCGCATGGACCAGACCACCGGCATCGGCGCGGCCGAGGTGCTCAACACCTACCCGCCGGGCGAACTGGTGCGGATCCTGCGCGCGTACGGGGAGGAGAAGCAGGCCAAGCGGATCGTCTCCGCCGTCGTGCGCGAGCGCGAGAAGGAGCCGTTCAGCAACAGCGCCCGGCTCGTCGAGCTGATCCGCGACGCCCTGCCGCAGGCCGCCAAGCGCACCGGCGGCAACCCGGCCAAGCGGACCTTCCAGGCCCTGCGCATCGAGGTCAACGGCGAGCTGAGCGTCCTTGAGCGGGCCATTCCGGCGGCCGTGGAGAGCCTCGCCGTCGGCGGCCGGATCGCCGTGCTCTCGTACCACTCGCTGGAGGACCGGCTGGTGAAGCAGGTCTTCGCGGCCGGTGCCGCCAACACCGCGCCCCCCGGCCTGCCCGTCGTCCCCGAGCGCTACCAGCCCCGCCTGAAGCTCCTCACCCGGGGCGCCGAGCTGCCCACCGAGAAGGAGGTCGCCGAGAACCGGCGCGCCGCCCCCGCCCGGCTGCGCGGCGCCCAGCGCATCCGGGAGGACGAGCGATGA
- a CDS encoding FtsB family cell division protein: MSRPTAPVKGRAGRLARMLPSTGPSSAARTPFVLLVVLLLGGGLITLLLLNSALNEGSFRLSKLKRETTELTDEQQALQRDVDSYSQPGALERRARELGMVPGGSPAFLNPDGTVRGVPTTATAPPPSPSPSPSADAAADPSAAPSAGASPGATPAGGAQADAAADGAPPAAPGASPDADATPTPGAPPEPQAQSAPAPATENPPATPTPPPTTPGR, from the coding sequence GTGAGCAGGCCGACCGCACCGGTGAAAGGGCGGGCCGGACGGCTCGCCCGGATGCTGCCGTCCACGGGACCCAGCAGCGCGGCCCGCACCCCCTTCGTCCTCCTGGTCGTGCTCCTGCTGGGCGGCGGGCTCATCACGTTGCTCCTGCTGAACTCGGCGCTCAACGAAGGGTCGTTCAGGCTCAGCAAGCTCAAGCGGGAGACCACCGAGCTGACCGACGAGCAGCAGGCCCTTCAGCGCGACGTCGACAGCTACTCCCAGCCCGGCGCCCTGGAGCGCCGCGCCCGGGAGCTGGGCATGGTCCCCGGCGGCAGCCCCGCCTTCCTCAACCCGGACGGCACGGTCCGCGGGGTCCCCACGACGGCCACCGCCCCGCCCCCGTCGCCCAGCCCCAGCCCGAGTGCCGATGCCGCCGCCGATCCCAGTGCCGCCCCGAGCGCCGGAGCGAGCCCCGGCGCGACGCCCGCAGGCGGCGCGCAGGCCGACGCGGCGGCCGACGGCGCACCCCCGGCCGCTCCGGGCGCCTCCCCGGACGCCGACGCCACCCCCACACCGGGAGCGCCCCCGGAGCCCCAGGCCCAGAGCGCCCCGGCCCCCGCCACGGAGAACCCCCCGGCGACCCCGACCCCGCCCCCGACCACCCCCGGCAGGTGA
- a CDS encoding peptidoglycan D,D-transpeptidase FtsI family protein produces MPPKEPPRRRVPGPARPRNGANGRSGARPPARRPRPAPGRTTARGRAPRTLRLGSARPRLRLVSLGLTLVMLLFVARLLQVQAVDATAYAAKAEKNRYLEYTVAAERGEITDRKGVALATSVDAHNITADPKLFTPEESKAPDAPQQAAALLAPILGKDVDEIVKKLSTPKSRYTVLAYRQTPQVWKQIKDLKAVLAEKALKDERDGGTGANVLAGVLQEPTTKRVYPNGDLAAGILGFVSADGKGGGGLESQLDQQLAGEDGKIRYAQSGGRRVPTAGGSEIPAVPGSDIELTIDRDIQWAAQKAISDQVAKSKADRGYVIVQNTRTGELLAMANAPGYDPNDLSQATSASLGNAALQDVYEPGSTSKVMSIAAVLEEGVATPGTHVTVPNRLPRGDRLFKDDVDHPTWYLTLNGVLAKSSNIGTILATGQLGKTQAESNQVLYDYLRKFGLGKKTGLGYPGESPGLLAPPKDWSTSQQYTIPFGQGLSINAVQAASVYSTVANGGVRIAPTLVRGTKGADGRYTPADAPEETRVVSEKTAKTLAAMLESVVDDQEGTGTKAAIPGYRVAGKTGTANRVDPVRGVYKGYTASFAGFAPADDPQITVYCAIQNPTKGSYFGGQICGPIYKQVMEFALKTLQVPPSGSKPPRLPVSFKPGE; encoded by the coding sequence GTGCCGCCCAAGGAACCGCCGCGCCGCCGCGTACCCGGCCCGGCGCGCCCCCGTAACGGGGCCAACGGCCGCTCCGGCGCACGCCCCCCGGCCCGCCGCCCCCGCCCCGCCCCCGGCCGCACCACCGCACGCGGGCGCGCGCCCCGCACCCTGCGCCTGGGCAGCGCGCGCCCCAGGCTCCGGCTCGTCAGCCTCGGGCTCACGCTGGTCATGCTGCTCTTCGTGGCCCGGCTCCTCCAGGTCCAGGCCGTCGACGCCACCGCGTACGCCGCCAAGGCCGAGAAGAACCGCTACCTGGAGTACACGGTCGCCGCCGAGCGCGGGGAGATCACCGACCGCAAGGGCGTCGCCCTGGCCACCAGCGTCGACGCGCACAACATCACGGCCGACCCCAAGCTGTTCACGCCCGAGGAGAGCAAGGCTCCCGACGCGCCCCAGCAGGCCGCCGCCCTGCTCGCGCCGATCCTCGGCAAGGACGTCGACGAGATCGTCAAGAAGCTCTCCACCCCCAAGAGCCGCTACACCGTGCTCGCCTACCGGCAGACGCCCCAGGTCTGGAAGCAGATCAAGGACCTCAAGGCCGTCCTCGCGGAGAAGGCCCTGAAGGACGAGCGCGACGGCGGCACCGGCGCCAACGTCCTGGCCGGGGTCCTCCAGGAGCCGACCACCAAGCGGGTCTACCCCAACGGGGACCTCGCCGCCGGGATACTGGGATTCGTCAGCGCCGACGGCAAGGGCGGCGGCGGACTCGAATCACAGCTCGACCAGCAGCTCGCGGGCGAGGACGGCAAGATCCGCTACGCCCAGTCCGGCGGCCGCCGCGTCCCCACCGCCGGAGGCAGCGAGATCCCGGCCGTGCCCGGCTCCGACATCGAGCTGACCATCGACCGCGACATCCAGTGGGCCGCCCAGAAGGCCATCAGCGACCAGGTCGCCAAGTCCAAGGCCGACCGCGGTTACGTGATCGTCCAGAACACCCGTACCGGCGAGCTGCTGGCCATGGCCAACGCGCCCGGCTACGACCCCAACGACCTCTCCCAGGCCACCTCCGCCTCGCTCGGCAACGCGGCCCTCCAGGACGTGTACGAGCCCGGCTCCACCAGCAAGGTCATGTCGATCGCCGCCGTGCTGGAGGAGGGGGTCGCCACGCCCGGCACCCATGTCACCGTCCCCAACCGGCTGCCCCGGGGTGACCGGCTCTTCAAGGACGACGTCGACCACCCCACCTGGTACCTCACGCTCAACGGGGTGCTCGCCAAGTCCAGCAACATCGGCACCATCCTGGCAACCGGTCAGCTCGGCAAGACCCAGGCCGAGTCCAACCAGGTGCTCTACGACTACCTGCGGAAGTTCGGCCTCGGCAAGAAGACCGGCCTCGGCTACCCCGGCGAGTCGCCCGGCCTCCTCGCACCCCCCAAGGACTGGTCGACCTCGCAGCAGTACACGATCCCCTTCGGCCAGGGGCTCTCCATCAACGCCGTCCAGGCCGCCTCCGTCTACTCCACGGTGGCCAACGGCGGGGTCCGCATCGCCCCCACCCTCGTCCGCGGCACCAAGGGCGCCGACGGCCGCTACACCCCCGCCGACGCGCCCGAGGAGACCCGGGTGGTCAGCGAGAAGACCGCCAAGACCCTGGCGGCCATGCTGGAGTCCGTCGTCGACGACCAGGAGGGCACCGGCACCAAGGCCGCCATCCCCGGTTACCGGGTGGCGGGCAAGACCGGCACCGCCAACCGGGTCGACCCGGTCCGCGGCGTCTACAAGGGCTACACCGCATCCTTCGCCGGGTTCGCCCCGGCCGACGACCCGCAGATCACCGTCTACTGCGCGATCCAGAACCCCACCAAGGGAAGCTACTTCGGCGGCCAGATCTGCGGCCCGATCTACAAGCAGGTCATGGAGTTCGCGCTCAAGACGCTCCAGGTCCCACCGTCCGGCAGCAAGCCGCCCCGGCTGCCGGTGTCCTTCAAACCCGGCGAGTGA
- a CDS encoding UDP-N-acetylmuramoyl-L-alanyl-D-glutamate--2,6-diaminopimelate ligase, producing MTTITPDPGNRNENFPGPGASLRESPYRPGTLTAVPHADQSQTSQKDAPVTYPGAPRPDRLRPTPLGELADRLGVEAAGPGEVTGITHDSRAVRPGDVYAALPGARFHGADFAAQAAGLGAAAVLTDPAGADRAAATGLPVLVTEDPRAVMGELAADIYGRPGIGLLQIGITGTSGKTTTAYLVEGGLRAAGRPTGLIGTVEMRIGDERIKSERTTPEATDLQALFAVMRERGVEAVAMEVSSHALVLGRVDGCVFDVAVFNNLSPEHMEFHSGMEDYFQAKAQLFTPERSHRGVVNFDDEYGRRLITESGVPVTTFSAEGHPDADWHAEDVKVGPQDSTFTVVGPQGERITACAPLPGPFNVANTLAAIVTLAVAGVDPQTAADGIAAVPGVPGRLERVDAGQPYLAVVDYAHKTDAVESVLRSLRKVTEGRVHIVLGCGGDRDTTKRGPMGAAAARLADTAVLTSDNPRSEDPLAILAAMLSGAAEVPVHERGDVLVDADRAAAIAAAVARAEPGDTVLVAGKGHEQGQDIHGVVRPFDDRKVLHDAIERSRGRTGAPDRAPHHENNSQG from the coding sequence GTGACAACCATCACCCCCGATCCCGGGAACCGGAACGAGAACTTCCCGGGACCCGGTGCCTCGCTTCGCGAGAGCCCGTACCGGCCCGGTACGCTCACCGCCGTGCCCCACGCTGATCAGTCCCAAACCTCTCAGAAGGACGCGCCTGTGACCTACCCGGGAGCGCCCCGACCGGACCGGCTCCGGCCCACCCCCCTCGGCGAGCTGGCCGACCGGCTCGGCGTCGAAGCGGCCGGACCCGGTGAGGTCACCGGCATCACCCACGACTCGCGGGCCGTGCGACCCGGCGACGTCTACGCGGCCCTGCCCGGCGCCCGGTTCCACGGCGCCGACTTCGCCGCCCAGGCCGCCGGCCTCGGCGCCGCCGCCGTCCTCACCGACCCGGCCGGCGCCGACCGCGCCGCCGCCACCGGCCTGCCGGTCCTGGTCACCGAGGACCCGCGCGCCGTCATGGGCGAGCTGGCCGCCGACATCTACGGGCGGCCCGGCATCGGCCTCCTCCAGATCGGCATCACCGGAACCTCCGGCAAGACCACCACCGCGTACCTCGTCGAGGGCGGCCTGCGCGCCGCCGGACGCCCCACCGGGCTCATCGGCACCGTCGAGATGCGCATCGGTGACGAGCGCATCAAGTCCGAGCGCACCACCCCCGAGGCCACCGACCTCCAGGCCCTCTTCGCCGTCATGCGCGAACGCGGCGTCGAGGCCGTCGCCATGGAGGTCTCCAGCCACGCCCTCGTGCTCGGCCGGGTCGACGGCTGTGTCTTCGACGTCGCCGTCTTCAACAACCTCAGCCCGGAGCACATGGAGTTCCACTCCGGCATGGAGGACTACTTCCAGGCCAAGGCCCAGCTCTTCACCCCCGAGCGCAGCCACCGCGGCGTGGTCAACTTCGACGACGAGTACGGCCGCAGGCTCATCACCGAGTCCGGCGTCCCCGTCACCACCTTCTCCGCCGAGGGCCACCCGGACGCCGACTGGCACGCCGAGGACGTCAAGGTCGGCCCCCAGGACAGCACCTTCACCGTCGTCGGCCCCCAGGGCGAGCGGATCACCGCCTGCGCCCCGCTGCCCGGCCCGTTCAACGTCGCCAACACCCTCGCCGCGATCGTCACCCTGGCCGTCGCGGGCGTCGACCCGCAGACCGCCGCCGACGGCATCGCCGCCGTCCCCGGCGTCCCGGGTCGGCTGGAGCGGGTGGACGCCGGACAGCCCTACCTCGCCGTCGTCGACTACGCCCACAAGACCGACGCCGTCGAATCCGTCCTGCGCTCCCTGCGCAAGGTCACCGAGGGCCGGGTGCACATCGTCCTCGGCTGCGGCGGCGACCGCGACACCACCAAACGCGGCCCGATGGGCGCCGCCGCCGCCCGCCTCGCCGACACCGCCGTCCTGACCTCCGACAACCCCCGCTCCGAGGACCCCCTCGCGATCCTCGCCGCGATGCTCTCCGGCGCCGCCGAGGTCCCCGTCCACGAGCGCGGCGACGTCCTGGTCGACGCCGACCGCGCCGCGGCCATCGCCGCCGCCGTGGCCCGCGCCGAACCGGGCGACACCGTCCTCGTCGCCGGCAAGGGCCACGAGCAGGGCCAGGACATCCACGGGGTCGTACGCCCCTTCGACGACCGCAAGGTCCTGCACGACGCCATCGAGCGGTCCCGGGGGCGCACCGGCGCACCGGACCGCGCCCCTCACCACGAGAACAACAGTCAGGGATGA
- a CDS encoding UDP-N-acetylmuramoyl-tripeptide--D-alanyl-D-alanine ligase, whose translation MITLSLAEIAEIVGGQPHGIPDPAVTVTGPVVIDSREVAPGSLFAAFAGERVDGHDYAQRAVEAGAAAVLAARPVGVPAIVVDDVVGALGALARTVVERLGTTVVALTGSAGKTSTKDLIAQLLQRKAPTVWTPGSLNNEIGLPLTALSATSETQHLVLEMGARGIGHIHYLAQLTPPRIGLVLNVGSAHLGEFGSREAIARAKGELVEALPGDGCAVLNADDPLVRAMASRTEARVLLFGEAPEADVRGENVRMTPDGRAAFQLHTPTGCSDVTLRLYGEHHVSNALAAAAVAHELGMSVTEIAEALSEAGTLSRWRMEVTERGDGVTVVNDAYNANPESMRAALRALAAMGQARAADGGRTWAVLGQMAELGDASLAEHDAVGRLAVRLNVSKLVAVGGREASWLQLGAYNEGSWGEESVHVSDAQAAVDLLRSELRPGDVVLVKASRSVGLEKIAQALLENATEGEVAGR comes from the coding sequence GTGATCACCCTTTCCCTCGCCGAGATCGCCGAAATCGTCGGCGGGCAGCCGCACGGCATACCGGACCCGGCAGTCACCGTCACCGGCCCCGTCGTCATCGACTCCCGCGAGGTCGCGCCCGGCAGCCTGTTCGCCGCGTTCGCCGGCGAACGGGTGGACGGCCACGACTACGCGCAGCGCGCCGTCGAGGCGGGCGCGGCAGCCGTCCTGGCCGCCCGCCCCGTCGGCGTTCCGGCGATCGTCGTGGACGACGTCGTCGGCGCGCTCGGCGCCCTCGCCCGTACCGTCGTCGAACGCCTCGGCACCACCGTCGTCGCGCTCACCGGCTCCGCGGGCAAGACCTCCACCAAGGACCTCATCGCGCAGCTCCTGCAGCGCAAGGCCCCCACGGTCTGGACGCCGGGCTCCCTCAACAACGAGATCGGCCTGCCGCTCACCGCCCTGAGCGCCACCTCCGAGACCCAGCACCTGGTCCTGGAGATGGGCGCCCGCGGCATCGGGCACATCCACTACCTGGCCCAGCTGACCCCGCCCCGCATCGGTCTGGTCCTCAACGTCGGCTCCGCCCACCTCGGGGAGTTCGGCAGCCGCGAGGCGATCGCCCGGGCCAAGGGCGAGCTGGTCGAGGCGCTCCCCGGGGACGGCTGCGCCGTGCTCAACGCCGACGACCCGCTCGTACGCGCGATGGCTTCGCGCACCGAGGCCCGCGTCCTGCTCTTCGGAGAAGCCCCGGAAGCGGACGTACGGGGCGAGAACGTCCGGATGACCCCCGACGGGCGGGCCGCTTTCCAGCTCCACACACCCACCGGGTGCAGCGACGTGACCTTGCGCCTGTACGGTGAGCACCACGTGTCGAACGCGCTCGCCGCGGCCGCCGTCGCCCATGAGTTGGGCATGTCCGTGACCGAGATCGCCGAGGCGCTCTCGGAGGCGGGCACCCTCTCCCGCTGGCGCATGGAGGTCACCGAGCGCGGGGACGGTGTGACGGTCGTCAACGACGCCTACAACGCGAACCCCGAATCCATGAGAGCCGCACTGCGTGCGCTGGCTGCCATGGGCCAGGCCCGAGCGGCCGACGGGGGGCGCACCTGGGCGGTGCTCGGTCAGATGGCCGAGCTGGGTGACGCGTCGCTCGCCGAGCACGACGCGGTCGGACGGCTCGCCGTCCGGCTCAACGTCAGCAAGCTCGTCGCTGTCGGGGGCAGAGAAGCCTCCTGGCTGCAACTGGGCGCATATAACGAGGGTTCGTGGGGTGAGGAGTCGGTGCACGTGTCCGACGCGCAGGCGGCCGTCGACCTGTTGCGCAGTGAACTGCGCCCGGGAGACGTCGTGCTGGTGAAGGCGTCCCGGTCGGTCGGCCTGGAGAAGATCGCCCAGGCACTGCTGGAGAACGCGACCGAGGGCGAGGTCGCCGGCCGATGA
- the mraY gene encoding phospho-N-acetylmuramoyl-pentapeptide-transferase, with amino-acid sequence MRQILFAGAIGLFLTLVGTPLLIKLLARKGYGQFIRDDGPRTHGSKKGTPTMGGIAFILATLIAYVLAKVITGESMSLSGLLVLFLMAGMGLVGFLDDYIKIVKQRSLGLRAKAKMAGQLIVGIAFAVLSLQFADSRGNTPASDRLSFVEDFGWSIGPVLFCVWALFMILAMSNGVNLTDGLDGLATGASVMVFGAYTFIGLWQFQESCANADKLTNPSACFEVRDPLDLAVVASALMGACFGFLWWNTSPAKIFMGDTGSLALGGALAGLAILSRTEFLLAILGGLFVMITMSVVIQVGSFKMTGKRVFRMAPLQHHFELKGWSEVLVVVRFWIIQGMCVIVGLGLFYAGWAAKK; translated from the coding sequence ATGAGGCAGATCCTCTTCGCGGGGGCCATCGGGCTCTTCCTGACCCTGGTCGGTACCCCGCTGCTGATCAAGCTGCTGGCCCGCAAGGGATACGGGCAGTTCATCCGGGACGACGGCCCGCGCACGCACGGCAGCAAGAAGGGCACGCCCACGATGGGCGGCATCGCCTTCATTCTGGCGACGCTCATCGCGTACGTCCTCGCGAAGGTCATCACGGGCGAGTCGATGAGCCTCTCCGGGCTCCTCGTCCTGTTCCTGATGGCCGGGATGGGCCTCGTCGGCTTCCTCGACGACTACATCAAGATCGTCAAGCAGCGTTCGCTCGGGCTGCGGGCCAAGGCGAAGATGGCCGGCCAGCTGATCGTCGGCATCGCCTTCGCGGTGCTCTCGCTCCAGTTCGCGGACTCCCGGGGCAACACCCCCGCCTCCGACCGGCTCTCGTTCGTCGAGGACTTCGGCTGGTCGATCGGCCCGGTGCTGTTCTGCGTCTGGGCGCTGTTCATGATCCTCGCCATGTCCAACGGCGTGAACCTGACGGACGGTCTGGACGGACTGGCCACCGGTGCCTCGGTGATGGTCTTCGGCGCCTACACCTTCATCGGCCTCTGGCAGTTCCAGGAGTCCTGCGCCAACGCGGACAAGCTGACCAACCCCAGCGCCTGCTTCGAGGTACGCGACCCACTCGACCTCGCCGTCGTCGCCTCAGCCCTCATGGGCGCGTGCTTCGGCTTCCTCTGGTGGAACACCTCGCCCGCCAAGATCTTCATGGGCGACACCGGTTCGCTCGCCCTCGGCGGCGCCCTCGCGGGCCTCGCGATCCTCTCCCGCACCGAGTTCCTGCTCGCCATCCTCGGCGGCCTCTTCGTGATGATCACCATGTCCGTGGTCATCCAGGTCGGTTCGTTCAAGATGACCGGCAAGCGGGTCTTCCGGATGGCACCGCTCCAGCACCACTTCGAACTCAAGGGGTGGTCCGAAGTCCTTGTCGTGGTCCGCTTCTGGATCATCCAGGGCATGTGCGTGATCGTCGGCCTCGGCCTCTTCTACGCGGGATGGGCAGCCAAGAAGTGA
- the murD gene encoding UDP-N-acetylmuramoyl-L-alanine--D-glutamate ligase, translated as MGSQEVSTVDWQGKHVTVAGLGVSGIPAARALHERGAIVTVVNDGDDERARAQAAELEALGITVRLGDGATLPPSTELVVTAPGWQPDKPLFLAAAEAGVDIWGDVELAWRLRGDNGRKAAPWLAVTGTNGKTTTVRMLASILEAAGLRTAAVGNIGVSLLDAVLGEQEYDVLAVELSSYQLHWAPSLRAHSAAVLNLAPDHLDWHGSMEAYAADKGRVYEGNTVACVYNAADPATEELVREADVEEGCRAIGFTLGTPGPSQLGVVDGILVDRAFVANRQKQAQELAEVSDVNPPAPHNIANALAAAALALAFGVEPAAVRDGLRTFRPDAHRIEHVADIGEVAYVDDSKATNTHATEASLAAYDSIVWIAGGLAKGATFDELVTGAAKRLRGVVLMGADRALIREALTRHAPEVPVVDLDRTDTGAMSEAVEHAARLARPGDTVLLAPACASMDMFSNYNKRGEAFADAVRAHAEKSA; from the coding sequence ATGGGCAGCCAAGAAGTGAGCACCGTGGACTGGCAGGGCAAGCACGTCACCGTCGCCGGACTCGGCGTCAGCGGCATCCCCGCGGCCCGCGCCCTGCACGAGCGCGGCGCGATCGTCACCGTCGTCAACGACGGCGACGACGAACGCGCCCGCGCGCAGGCCGCCGAACTGGAGGCGCTCGGCATCACCGTGCGCCTCGGCGACGGCGCCACCCTGCCGCCGTCCACGGAACTCGTCGTCACCGCCCCCGGCTGGCAGCCGGACAAACCGCTCTTCCTGGCTGCCGCCGAGGCGGGCGTCGACATCTGGGGCGACGTCGAACTCGCCTGGCGGCTGCGCGGCGACAACGGGCGCAAGGCCGCCCCCTGGCTCGCCGTCACCGGCACCAACGGCAAGACCACCACCGTACGGATGCTGGCCTCGATCCTCGAAGCGGCCGGGCTGCGCACCGCTGCGGTCGGCAACATCGGCGTATCGCTGCTGGACGCCGTGCTCGGCGAGCAGGAGTACGACGTCCTCGCCGTCGAACTCTCCAGCTACCAGCTGCACTGGGCGCCCTCCCTGCGCGCCCACTCCGCCGCCGTCCTCAACCTCGCCCCTGACCACCTCGACTGGCACGGCTCGATGGAGGCATACGCGGCCGACAAGGGCCGGGTCTACGAGGGCAACACGGTCGCCTGCGTCTACAACGCGGCCGACCCCGCGACCGAGGAGCTGGTCCGCGAGGCCGACGTCGAGGAGGGCTGCCGCGCCATCGGCTTCACCCTCGGAACGCCCGGCCCCTCGCAGCTCGGCGTGGTCGACGGCATCCTCGTCGACCGGGCCTTCGTGGCCAACCGCCAGAAGCAGGCCCAGGAGCTGGCCGAGGTCTCCGACGTCAACCCGCCGGCCCCGCACAACATCGCCAACGCGCTCGCCGCCGCCGCCCTCGCCCTCGCCTTCGGCGTGGAACCGGCCGCCGTACGGGACGGGCTGCGCACCTTCCGCCCCGACGCCCACCGCATCGAACACGTCGCGGACATCGGGGAGGTGGCCTACGTCGACGACTCCAAGGCCACCAACACCCACGCCACCGAGGCATCCCTCGCCGCCTACGACTCCATCGTCTGGATCGCCGGCGGCCTCGCCAAGGGAGCCACCTTCGACGAGCTGGTCACCGGCGCGGCGAAGCGGCTGCGCGGGGTCGTGCTGATGGGCGCCGACCGCGCGCTGATCCGCGAAGCCCTGACGCGACACGCCCCGGAAGTCCCGGTGGTCGACCTCGACCGCACCGACACTGGGGCCATGTCCGAGGCGGTCGAGCACGCCGCCCGGCTCGCCCGGCCGGGCGATACGGTACTGCTGGCCCCGGCCTGCGCCTCGATGGACATGTTCAGCAACTACAACAAGCGGGGCGAGGCGTTCGCGGACGCGGTCCGCGCACACGCCGAGAAGAGCGCCTGA
- the ftsW gene encoding putative lipid II flippase FtsW, producing MPAEKSSAVRSRRPAPPRGAGRGSRPSRPRRGSGVRGLYEQARRAWDRPLTAYYVIFGASLLITVLGLVMVYSASMIKALTIDESSTYFFGKQFVVAVVGGVLMLVASRMPVKLHRALAYPMLVVTVFLMALVQVPGIGMSANGNQNWLSLGGPFQLQPSEFGKLALVLWGADLLARKQDMRLLAQWKHMLVPLVPVAFMLLGLIMLGGDMGTAIILTAILFGLLWLAGAPTRLFAGVLGLAAVIVFLLIWTSPNRMSRLSCMGIIGEPDPDDGCWQAAHGIYALASGGWLGSGLGASVEKWGQLPEAHTDFIFAITGEELGLAGTLSVLALFAALGYAGIRVAGRTEDPFVRFAAGGVTTWIMAQAMINIGAVLGLLPIAGVPLPLFSYGRSALLPTMFAVGLMIAFARDDPAAKAALAMRRPGVRWKTMRRRIKKRPSGER from the coding sequence ATGCCGGCCGAGAAGAGCTCCGCCGTACGCAGCCGGCGCCCCGCACCACCCCGTGGTGCCGGGCGCGGCTCCCGGCCCTCCCGCCCCCGGCGCGGCAGCGGCGTACGGGGCCTCTACGAGCAGGCACGCAGGGCCTGGGACCGGCCTCTGACCGCCTACTACGTGATCTTCGGCGCCAGCCTCCTGATCACCGTGCTCGGCCTCGTGATGGTCTACTCCGCCTCGATGATCAAGGCGTTGACCATCGACGAGTCGTCGACGTACTTCTTCGGTAAGCAGTTCGTCGTCGCCGTCGTCGGGGGCGTGCTCATGCTGGTCGCCTCCCGGATGCCGGTGAAGCTCCACCGAGCCCTGGCCTATCCGATGCTCGTGGTCACGGTCTTCCTGATGGCCCTGGTCCAGGTGCCGGGGATCGGAATGTCGGCCAACGGCAACCAGAACTGGCTCTCGTTGGGGGGCCCGTTCCAGCTCCAGCCCAGCGAGTTCGGCAAGCTCGCGCTCGTCCTGTGGGGTGCCGACCTGCTCGCCCGCAAACAGGACATGCGGTTGCTGGCGCAGTGGAAGCACATGCTCGTCCCGCTCGTCCCGGTCGCCTTCATGCTCCTCGGGCTGATCATGCTGGGCGGCGACATGGGCACCGCGATCATCCTCACGGCGATCCTCTTCGGTCTGCTCTGGCTCGCCGGTGCCCCCACCCGGCTCTTCGCCGGAGTGCTGGGACTCGCCGCGGTCATCGTGTTCCTGCTGATCTGGACCAGCCCCAACCGGATGTCCCGGCTCTCCTGCATGGGCATCATCGGTGAACCCGACCCAGATGACGGCTGCTGGCAGGCCGCCCACGGGATCTATGCTTTGGCGTCCGGCGGATGGCTCGGTTCCGGGCTTGGTGCGAGTGTGGAAAAATGGGGCCAACTCCCGGAAGCCCACACTGACTTCATCTTCGCGATCACCGGCGAGGAGCTGGGTCTGGCGGGGACGCTGTCCGTGCTCGCCCTCTTCGCGGCTCTAGGCTATGCGGGTATCCGCGTGGCCGGACGCACGGAGGACCCCTTCGTGAGGTTTGCCGCGGGAGGTGTGACCACCTGGATCATGGCCCAGGCCATGATCAACATCGGTGCGGTGCTCGGCCTGTTGCCGATCGCCGGGGTCCCGCTCCCGCTGTTCTCCTACGGAAGGTCCGCCCTGCTGCCGACGATGTTCGCGGTCGGGCTCATGATCGCCTTCGCGCGGGACGATCCCGCCGCGAAGGCGGCCCTGGCCATGCGGAGGCCCGGGGTGAGATGGAAGACGATGAGACGGCGCATCAAGAAGCGTCCGTCCGGAGAGCGGTGA